Proteins encoded by one window of Homoserinimonas aerilata:
- a CDS encoding solute symporter family protein: MSATDLIASVVTAAESTSIGEPILNISIFVGFVAVTLVIVLRASRNNRTAADYYAAGRSFTGPQNGTAIAGDYLSAASFLGICGAIAVNGYDGFLYSIGFLVAWLVALLLVAELMRNTGKFTMADVLSFRLKQRPVRLAAAATTLVVCLFYLLAQMAGAGGLVSLLLGINDELGQSLVIAVVGALMIIYVLVGGMKGTTWVQIIKACLLIAGAFVMTIWVLAMHGFNLSELLGAAAAVGGEAVLDPGLQYGINELTRLDFVSLALALVLGTAGLPHVLMRFYTVPTAREARRSVVWAIWLIGAFYLFTLVLGYGASALIGADAIKAAPGGVNSAAPLLAFELGGPILLGLISAVAFATILAVVAGLTITAAASFSHDVYASVMKKGKPGPGTEVKVARITVVIIGILAIVGGIGVQGQNIAFLVALAFAVAASANLPTILYSLFWRRFNTRGALWSMYGGLSSAILLIVFSPVVSGGETSMFSGVDFSWFPLNNPGIISIPLGFILGWLGTITSSRREDPAVAAEMEVRSLTGHGAEKATSH; encoded by the coding sequence ATGAGCGCCACCGACCTGATCGCATCCGTCGTCACCGCCGCCGAAAGCACCAGCATCGGCGAACCCATCCTGAACATCTCCATCTTCGTCGGCTTCGTCGCCGTGACCCTCGTCATCGTGCTGAGGGCCAGCCGCAACAACCGCACAGCAGCCGACTACTACGCCGCCGGGCGCTCGTTCACGGGCCCCCAGAACGGCACAGCCATCGCCGGTGACTACCTCTCGGCCGCATCATTCCTCGGAATCTGCGGGGCCATCGCCGTCAACGGCTACGACGGATTCCTGTACTCGATCGGGTTCCTCGTCGCCTGGCTCGTCGCGCTGTTGCTCGTTGCCGAGCTCATGCGCAACACCGGCAAGTTCACGATGGCCGACGTGCTGTCATTCCGGCTCAAGCAGCGCCCCGTGCGCCTCGCCGCCGCCGCAACCACCCTCGTCGTGTGCCTGTTCTACCTGCTCGCACAGATGGCCGGAGCCGGCGGACTCGTCTCGTTGCTGCTCGGCATCAACGACGAACTCGGGCAGTCGCTCGTCATCGCCGTCGTCGGTGCCCTCATGATCATCTACGTGCTCGTCGGCGGCATGAAAGGCACCACCTGGGTGCAGATCATCAAAGCCTGCCTGCTCATCGCCGGCGCCTTCGTCATGACCATCTGGGTGCTCGCCATGCACGGCTTCAACCTCTCCGAACTGCTCGGCGCCGCCGCAGCGGTCGGAGGAGAAGCCGTGCTCGACCCGGGCCTGCAATACGGCATCAACGAGCTCACACGGCTCGACTTCGTGTCCCTCGCGCTCGCGCTCGTGCTCGGCACCGCCGGGCTTCCCCACGTGCTCATGCGCTTCTACACGGTGCCCACAGCCCGCGAAGCCCGCCGCTCGGTCGTGTGGGCCATCTGGCTCATCGGCGCGTTCTACCTGTTCACCCTCGTGCTCGGATACGGCGCCAGCGCCCTCATCGGAGCGGATGCCATCAAGGCAGCACCCGGAGGCGTCAACTCCGCCGCCCCGCTGCTCGCATTCGAACTGGGCGGGCCCATACTGCTCGGGCTCATCTCCGCAGTCGCCTTCGCCACCATCCTCGCCGTCGTCGCAGGCCTCACCATCACGGCCGCAGCATCCTTCTCACACGACGTGTACGCCAGCGTCATGAAGAAGGGCAAGCCGGGACCGGGAACAGAGGTGAAGGTGGCGCGCATCACCGTCGTCATCATCGGCATCCTCGCCATCGTCGGCGGCATCGGAGTACAGGGGCAGAACATCGCGTTCCTCGTCGCACTCGCCTTCGCGGTGGCCGCCTCAGCCAACCTGCCGACCATCCTGTACTCGCTGTTCTGGCGACGCTTCAACACCCGCGGCGCCCTGTGGAGCATGTACGGCGGGCTCAGCTCGGCCATCCTGCTGATCGTCTTCTCACCGGTCGTATCCGGCGGCGAGACATCCATGTTCAGCGGGGTCGACTTCTCCTGGTTCCCGCTCAACAACCCCGGAATCATCTCCATCCCGCTCGGCTTCATCCTCGGCTGGCTGGGCACCATCACCAGCAGCCGGCGCGAAGACCCCGCCGTCGCCGCCGAAATGGAGGTGCGCTCGCTCACCGGGCACGGAGCAGAGAAAGCCACATCGCACTGA
- a CDS encoding DUF485 domain-containing protein, which translates to MSNEAPDHGNPDHGTINPTHPTGTTDFIEVENSPRFVQLKRQHRSFVFPLAIAFLIWYFAYVLLADYAHDFMSTRVWGNINIGLLLGLGQFVTTFAITTWYVSYANRKLDPIATEIREGLEEAEEARR; encoded by the coding sequence ATGAGCAACGAAGCCCCAGACCACGGAAACCCAGACCACGGAACTATAAATCCGACGCATCCGACCGGCACCACCGACTTCATCGAAGTGGAGAACTCTCCACGCTTCGTGCAACTCAAGCGGCAACACAGAAGCTTCGTGTTCCCGCTCGCCATCGCCTTTCTCATCTGGTACTTCGCCTACGTACTCCTCGCCGACTACGCACACGACTTCATGTCAACCAGAGTGTGGGGCAACATCAACATCGGCCTGCTACTCGGCCTCGGACAGTTCGTGACCACCTTCGCGATCACCACCTGGTACGTCTCGTACGCCAACCGCAAGCTCGACCCCATCGCCACAGAGATCCGTGAAGGACTCGAAGAAGCCGAGGAGGCACGCCGATGA
- a CDS encoding CPBP family intramembrane glutamic endopeptidase: MWAEIGIVLGLSLGASAVYSIVAIVNRLTREETLSQQTATLNTSLSPRPLFDLVYQVLGVFFDLMPVALVVFLLWNASRPHLGRLGLDLRRPWHDTLGGVGLALAIGVPGLALYFAGKALDLTVTVVPTALDAHWWTVLVLLLSAIRAGVVEEFIAVGYLFARLGDLRWGRWQIILGSALLRGSYHLYQGIGAFVGNVAMGILFGWLFSRYGRLLPLIVAHVAIDAAVFIGYPWAAGAFPELFALPAG, translated from the coding sequence CTGTGGGCGGAGATCGGAATCGTGCTCGGGCTCTCACTCGGGGCATCCGCCGTCTACTCGATCGTCGCCATCGTCAACCGGCTCACCCGCGAAGAAACGCTCTCGCAACAGACCGCAACGCTGAACACCTCGCTCAGCCCGCGGCCACTGTTCGACCTCGTGTACCAGGTTCTCGGCGTGTTCTTCGACCTCATGCCCGTGGCGCTCGTCGTATTCCTGTTATGGAATGCAAGCCGCCCGCACCTCGGCAGACTCGGCCTCGACCTGCGCCGGCCATGGCATGACACACTCGGCGGAGTCGGCCTCGCCCTCGCCATCGGCGTGCCCGGGCTCGCCCTCTACTTCGCCGGCAAAGCCCTCGACCTCACCGTCACCGTCGTACCCACCGCCCTCGACGCGCACTGGTGGACCGTGCTCGTACTGCTGCTCTCCGCCATCCGTGCCGGCGTCGTCGAAGAATTCATAGCGGTCGGCTACCTCTTCGCGCGGCTCGGCGACCTGCGCTGGGGGCGCTGGCAGATCATCCTCGGCAGCGCGCTGCTCCGCGGCAGCTACCACCTGTACCAAGGCATCGGGGCCTTCGTCGGCAACGTGGCCATGGGCATCCTGTTCGGCTGGCTGTTCAGCAGATACGGACGCCTGCTGCCACTCATCGTCGCGCACGTCGCCATCGACGCAGCCGTGTTCATCGGCTACCCGTGGGCGGCCGGGGCGTTCCCCGAACTGTTCGCGCTGCCGGCGGGGTAG
- a CDS encoding thiol-disulfide oxidoreductase DCC family protein yields MARSDLSTTTKGSLLIFDGDCGFCTSAVRWLEKNLPAMPEATPWQFLELEQYGLTPAEASERVWLITPGRGGIGRQYGGHLAVSALLRHQPSFALRLLGWMLRTPPFSLAAAGGYALVARYRHRLPGGTPACAVRRPLAE; encoded by the coding sequence ATGGCGCGGAGCGATTTGTCGACAACCACCAAGGGTTCCCTCCTGATCTTCGACGGAGACTGTGGATTCTGCACCTCCGCGGTGCGGTGGCTCGAAAAGAACCTCCCCGCGATGCCGGAAGCCACCCCCTGGCAGTTCCTCGAGCTCGAGCAGTACGGTCTGACGCCCGCCGAAGCATCCGAGCGGGTCTGGCTCATCACGCCCGGTCGCGGCGGAATCGGGCGGCAATACGGTGGCCACCTCGCCGTGTCCGCACTGCTGCGTCACCAGCCATCGTTCGCCCTGCGGCTGCTCGGCTGGATGCTACGCACCCCGCCGTTCTCCCTCGCCGCCGCCGGAGGTTACGCCCTCGTCGCCCGCTACCGGCACCGACTGCCCGGCGGCACCCCCGCCTGCGCGGTACGACGCCCCCTGGCCGAGTGA
- a CDS encoding peptide ABC transporter substrate-binding protein produces the protein MKIRRIGLGATALLAAGALVLTGCASGGSGGGAESGVITTNGSEPQNPLIPTNTNETGGGKILDAIFAGLVYYDGEGAPHNDVAESIETDDAQTYTVTIKDGLKFTNDEPVTSDSFIDAWNYGALLSNAHNSSYFFEDIEGFSWDEDSELTGLKKVSDTEFTITLTQPLADFPLRLGYSAFFPLPASAFDDMDAFGANPVGNGPYMLDGEGAWKHDEKIDLAVNPDYDGGRKAKNDGLSIVFYASQDAAYADLQGENLDVLDAIPSAALGTYQSDLGDRWVNQPAAIFQSFTIPERLAHWGGEEGKLRRAALSMAINRAEITEVIFQDTRTPASDFTSPVIDGWSDSLKGAEVLAYNPEEAVKLWAEADAISPWEGEFQIAYNADGGHAEWVDAVTDSVKNTLGIEASGAPYPTFAEARTLITSREIQTAFRTGWQADYPGLFNFLGPLYATNAGSNDGDYSNAEFDALLKQGSTTTDIAEANGLFQQAQEILLQDLPAIPLWYSNVNGGWDKDVEGVTFGWNSVPLYYEITKG, from the coding sequence TTGAAGATCAGACGTATTGGGCTGGGCGCGACTGCGCTCCTCGCGGCGGGAGCACTGGTGCTCACCGGCTGCGCGAGCGGTGGCAGCGGCGGCGGAGCTGAGAGTGGTGTCATCACCACGAACGGCAGCGAGCCGCAGAACCCGCTGATCCCCACCAACACCAACGAGACTGGTGGTGGCAAGATCCTCGACGCGATCTTCGCCGGCCTGGTCTACTACGACGGCGAGGGTGCCCCGCACAACGACGTCGCCGAGTCCATCGAGACGGATGACGCCCAGACCTACACGGTCACCATCAAGGATGGCCTGAAGTTCACCAACGACGAGCCCGTCACCTCGGACTCCTTCATCGACGCGTGGAACTATGGCGCGCTGCTGAGCAACGCCCACAACTCCAGCTACTTCTTCGAGGACATCGAGGGCTTCAGCTGGGACGAGGACAGCGAGCTCACGGGCCTCAAGAAGGTCAGCGACACCGAGTTCACGATCACGCTGACCCAGCCGCTCGCGGACTTCCCGCTGCGCCTCGGCTACTCGGCCTTCTTCCCGCTGCCCGCTTCGGCGTTCGACGACATGGATGCCTTCGGCGCCAACCCCGTCGGCAACGGCCCGTACATGCTCGACGGTGAGGGCGCCTGGAAGCACGACGAGAAGATCGACCTCGCGGTCAACCCCGACTACGACGGCGGACGCAAGGCCAAGAACGACGGCCTCTCGATCGTCTTCTACGCGAGCCAGGACGCGGCATACGCCGACCTGCAGGGTGAGAACCTCGACGTGCTCGACGCGATCCCCTCGGCTGCACTCGGTACGTACCAGAGTGACCTCGGCGACCGCTGGGTCAACCAGCCCGCCGCGATCTTCCAGTCGTTCACCATCCCGGAGCGCCTCGCGCACTGGGGCGGCGAAGAGGGCAAGCTGCGCCGTGCCGCACTGTCGATGGCCATCAACCGTGCCGAGATCACCGAGGTGATCTTCCAGGACACCCGCACCCCGGCATCCGACTTCACCTCCCCGGTGATCGACGGATGGAGTGACTCGCTCAAGGGCGCCGAGGTTCTGGCGTACAACCCCGAGGAGGCCGTGAAGCTGTGGGCCGAGGCCGACGCCATCTCCCCGTGGGAGGGCGAGTTCCAGATCGCGTACAACGCAGACGGCGGCCACGCCGAATGGGTCGACGCGGTGACCGACAGCGTCAAGAACACGCTGGGCATCGAGGCGTCGGGTGCTCCCTACCCGACCTTCGCCGAGGCTCGCACGCTCATCACGAGCCGTGAGATCCAGACCGCGTTCCGCACCGGATGGCAGGCCGACTACCCGGGTCTGTTCAACTTCCTCGGCCCGCTCTACGCGACCAACGCCGGCTCGAACGACGGCGACTACTCGAACGCCGAGTTCGACGCGCTGCTCAAGCAGGGCTCGACGACGACGGACATCGCTGAGGCGAACGGGCTGTTCCAGCAGGCGCAGGAGATCCTGTTGCAGGACCTCCCGGCCATCCCGCTCTGGTACTCCAACGTCAACGGCGGCTGGGACAAGGATGTCGAAGGCGTTACCTTCGGCTGGAACTCGGTGCCGCTCTACTACGAGATCACCAAGGGTTAG